DNA sequence from the Carnobacterium funditum DSM 5970 genome:
CTCATTTCTATCCAGTGTCCTAATAGCATAACAACAATAAGAGTGGCTAATTCAAAATAAAAGTCGCTTCCTGTAATAAAAAAAGTCGTTAAAGAACTATATACATAAGAAGCAATAATCGCTAGAGAAATAAGAGTCATCATTCCAGGAGTGTGGTCTTTAAAAACTTCTTTTCTAGCACCGCTCAAAAAAGGCTGGCCGCCATAGAAAAAAACAAATGAAGCTAAGGCAAAAAGAAGAATATTTGAGCCTATAAAAGAGAACTCATAATTGAATAAGTGCTGTAGCATAGGGGCAAGGATTGAAATAGGGACGGAAATAATCAAACTCACCCAAAAACGTTTTCTAAAATCTTCTATCATATGAGCATGATGATTTGCATGACCACCATGTTCATGCTGGTTCTCAGAATCATGATTGTGACTTTTTGAATCGTGGTTTTCCATAATGCTTCCTCCTTTTAAGTGAATGACCGAATAATGTTTAATTTTAAAGGGAATAATCGGAAAGATTTGGCTACATTAAGCACTACACGGCAGTCCTTTTTAATGCGATCTTATCGTAGTATAAATAGTTAAGTACAAGTATAGTCATCCTAGTTTTCACGCGGCACTTTATTAAAAATAAGACAAAAGAAAAAGTGTCTACTTTCGTGATCACATCTGTAATTTAAGCATACATGTGTATATAAATAAAGTCAAAAGTAACGTATTAATAGGACTAACAGCAGAATCGTTAAAATAGCAATGGCTACAAAAAGAGTAAGTTAAGACATGTATGCAAGTACAAGATTGGCGTAGTTGCATTTGAAGTCTTATGAATTTACATGAGTAATAGAAAGCGTTATTATTAAATTAACCTAAAAATAAAGGAAGCTGAAAAGAAAGGAGCACAATATGTATAATCGATTTGCTTACATGGGTCCCAATATGAATCCCAATACGAATCCTAATACGAGTCCTATTATTGCCCCTAATATGTTCTTAACTTGGCTCATACCGTTAGTTATTCTAATAGTGATTGGTATATCGATATATATGATAAATAAGAATAATAAAGGAAATATAGAAAATAAAGAAAATAAAGAATCCGCAATAGATATTTTAGAGAAAAGATACGCAAATGGCGAAATTGATGAAAAAGAGTATCTTAAGAAGAAAAAGTTATTAAAGAATAAATGACAGGATGATGGTATAAATACTAGCTGATTCAACCGTTAGTATAAATTTTAGGAGGTAAAGAAATGGATATTGTTTATGAGGAAAGAACAGATAAAAGTTTAAATGAAGCGATTAAATCATTAGAAGAAAATTTAAAAGAAAATAGTTTTGGAGTACTATGGCAACTTAATTTCAAGGATAAGCTTGCTGAAAAAGGTCTAGAATTCAAGGATGACTTTGTCGTCCTAGAGGTGTGTAATCCAAAACAAGCGAAAGATGTATTGGAAAAGAACGTTCATGTAGGATATGTGTTGCCGTGTAAAATGGTGGTAAGAACAGAAGATAATAAGACTTATATGGGAATGACAAGCCCTGAAACACTCATTGGCTTATTTGATGAACCAGAATTAAAAGACATTGCTAAGGATGTAGAAGCTTCTTTAAAAAAAGCTCTCACAGCTTCAATCTAGTCATCTGTGATCAAATGCTAGTATTAGAGAGGGAAGGCGAAAGAAAAAGGAGGGGAAATAATGAATAAAAGTTATGCTAAATTTCTGGGCATGATCGTCACGTCTGGAATACTCATGTATGGAGTGATGTATCTTAACACCTATGAGTTGAATCATGTATATTTTAGCGAAATGCGCTTGTATATGACGATATTATCAACGTGTGTTATGGCGATTGTTATGCTTTTGTTTATGCTACAAATGCTCAAAAATAAAAAAGCAAATATATCTATTGTTTTAGTCAGTGTTTTAGTGTTTACAGGTTCGTTCTTTTTGATGCGGAATCAAACCACAATAGATGAGGTAGATTACATGCAAGGAATGATTCCTCACCACTCTATTGCGATACTGACAAGTGAGAGAGCAGACATTAAGGATCCAAGAGTCAGAAAACTTGCGGATGATATTATTATGGCTCAAAAAAAAGAAATTAAAGAAATGGAAAAATTAATTGAGGAACTTAAATAAGAGTGTTACGTTAGTTTGAAAAGAAAGATCCTTATAGTACTAGTGTCTAATTTATGAGTTGAGGTTCATTCTTTTGAGTACTATATTGACAGAAGGACGTTTATATTTTTTTAAAATTTTGTGCGGTTAAAATTAGTGTATGGAATTAAATAGTAAATTCATGAAACAAACGGATACTATTCTTAAAGTAATATCCTAAAAAAACGTAAAAGCAGGGAGCTTCTTAACACAGCTCTCTGCTTTTTAGTTTTATCTGATAATTACCCTAACCTAACAGATGATACGCAGTGCAGGTTGAAACATATGTGTCGTAAGTTTAAAGCTAGATGAGGTAAATAGTTTACGGTATACTCATGTTAAAGGTGGAAGACGAGAAATTTCAGATGAAGGATGCCTAAAAAACTTATACCATTCAACAGATAGGTAATTATTGAAATCATTAAAATAATTGGAGCCTATTTAAATAAAATGCCTCTAACTGTTAATTAGATTAAGTATATCGCCACTGTGCACAGAAATTACATGTAGAAAATGTTACTGGATGTAAGGTTAGCTATCTTGAAAAGAATAATTTGTCTTATTTTATTTTTTTAGATAGATGATTAGAATTGTTTTTTACTAAAAAAATGGATAAAATAAGATGGTTCTAGTCGGGTAATAGTAACAAGCAGAACTCGTTTTTCACCTCCCTACCTACGGGAAAGCATCCGTATTTTTTACTTAATATTAAGTAAAAAGATTAGAGTTCGCTTCCATTTTCCTGTAAGATAAGGGGAATCATTAAATTCATCAAAGAAAGGAACTCATAATGAAAACATTTAAGCGACTACCACGGCATATCGGGGTTATTCCAGATGGGAATCGACGCTGGGCAACGTCTCATGGGATGCAAAAGCAAGATGGATACCTGCACGGCGTTGATCCCGGACTTCAACTTTATGAGGCTTGTCTAAAATTAGGTGTGGAGGAGATGACCTTCTATGGCTTCACGATGGATAATGTGAAACGCCCATCCATTCAAGCTCGTGCTTTTCAAAAGGCTTGTGTGGACTCTGTTCGAGAACTACAAAAACGCGATGCTGACTTGCTAGTTATGGGGAATACTGACTCTAAGGTTTTTCCTGAAGAACTAAAGCCTTATACGACCCGAACACGTTTTGGTGAAGGGAAGATGAAAGTGAATTTCCTTGTTAACTATGGGTGGGATTGGGATTTGAATCAGTCTTTGCAAAATGAGGAAACCCTTGTTAGCGGAAATGTGGCGAATCATATTGCTTCTAAGGATATCTCGCGTATCGATTTAATCCTACGTTGGGGAGGCCAGCGTCGCCTGAGCGGATTTTTACCGATTCAATCCGTCTATTCCGACTTTTATGTGCTGAACCAATACTGGCCAGATTACGAAGAAGAGCAACTATTTGAAGCGCTCCGTTGGTACCAAAACCAGGATATTACTCTAGGCGGGTGAACACATAAAAAGGACAGCCTCTCAAGTACAGTTATCCTCAAATACGTAAATCTAACTCTTTAATTCTAAATAGTCAACTGAGCTCATCAAGAAACGATAAAATTGTTTCTTGATAAGTTTTTTTTAGTTTAATATACTTTTCACTATACAATCAGGCTATATTAAACTTAATTATCAGGGTAAGGAAAAATAAACGTAGATAGATTTATCTCTATAGGTACTATTTTTTAGTATGGTTCCTCAAAGTATTGCTGGCTTCAGCAAAACAGACAACTGGATGTGATTTATTCATTGATTTATTTCGGGTCATGGTATCGCTATAGTAAAATAGTATGCTTCTTTACACCTGTATTATTTCAATGTGTTTTACACTAGTTGTTGTATTCAGTAGGATAAGGTATCATTCTAAAAAAATTACTGACTAGTTTATTGATTTAATTTAACTTCATCCGCTGGATCGACTTCTTTTTCCAACAGCTCATGGCCTGCTTTGTGATAATTTAGAGCCTCAAGAAAAGGAACAAGAATAGCAGCAACTAAACCTGCTGCGAATCCATTGTTATAAAGATTGATACCGCCTTGTAAAAAACCTATATTTACTACTAAAGTAAGATGAAGAGCACCAGCAATAAAACCAGCGACTGCCCCGTAGTGACCAGCTATAGGAGAAAGAGTGGTAACAAAAAGAATAGCAATTAATATTTTTGTATCTTGAATTTCAAAAAGAGTAAAGTAAGCCATTAAAGTAGCGCCCATCATAGGGGCTATAACCGTTTTGATATTTTTCCCAAATGCACCGAAACCAACTATACAAAAAATTCCACCTAGAACAGGTCCATTTAATTCTCCGCCCAGAAGCAACATGTAGAGCGTAGAAAGGATGCCCAATAATCCCATATTAAAAAAAGTAGCACCAACTCCACCTATTTCAATATAATCTGTCGAAAGCTGACCGGAACTACTAAGAATTTCTTTTAGCCCTTTCAAAGTTCCTTTGTTCACTATAAGACCCACCAGAACTAGACCTATAAAAAGAGAAAATAAAAAAATAGAGAAAGGAAGGTTGTAACCACTGGCTAGAATAGAAACGCTCTCTACCCGACGACCGAAATTTCTCATAATAGAAGTAAATACAGTTCCAATCAATCCACAAACGAATCCGATATTGTATAGACTGAAGCCCTTTGTAAAGCTAATAACATGATGTGCGAGTGGAGGCAATAGAAAGCCGACGATAAACCCGGATAAGCTGCCTAAAAAAATACCGGCAGAAAGGGGAAGACCTTCTCCAAAAGTAAGTTCACTTACTAATGGGCTCAGTGCTGTTCCAAAAAGAGCAGCGAGTAGCGACTTCTCTAAAGGGATACGAGTGACTTTTGCAAAACTGAAAGCACCTATGATGATTGGTAAGGAGTTATAGAAGTTTTTACCGAAGAAAGAGAAGCCAGTAATGATGAGTATTCCTGCAATAACAGGACCAGTAATTTTTGCTTTACACAATCGAACAATGAGTAGTGTTTCTAACGTCATAATGGAGACATTCAAAAAAGCAGCTCCTGCATTAGCGAGTTCAATGTAGTCGGTCAATAAAGTTGCTGGCGAACTCATAATAACCCAGAAACCATCCCATATTTCTTGTGGAGAATTAAAAAAAAAAGCTAACACACCAAATAATAAGGCAAATAGAGTGAAGAAGAAGAACAGCTTGGTTTCGGATAATTGGGGATAACTCTTTTTTTCTTCTGGGGTCATCATCATTGTTTCCTCCTGTCGAAAAGTTGGGGCTGGGAAATGATCACGGGTTCTTATTTTTTTGAGTGTAACAGAAAAAACAAAAAATCAACAATAAGAAACTTATTATCAGCTATGTGGTATTATTTTCATAATAGCTTCGTTAAATGACAAGATTTTTCAAATGGCCACAATAGAATAGACTTAATTCATAAATGCTTCACTGTTAGGTAAAAAAATAGCGCAGCGGATTAATCATGACACTAAATTAATCTGGGTGAATAGCGTCAAAAATAAGTTACAGAGTTTTAAAAAGATAAACAATCGCTGTATGTCTAACAAAAAATAGGTAGAATCATCATTATACAGCTAATTGTAGCTTTGTGCTGGCACTCACACTATAGTAAAATAGAATAAACTAGCTATTAAAGGAGACTAACAATGAATTATCCTCTATTAAAAAATCAATTACCCGTATCGATAAAAAAAGTTTGGAAAAAAACAAGTTTAACTACTTTCGTAGTGTTCCAATTGCTGGGTATAGGCGTTATAAGTGTATTTATGTACTTTGAAATATTAAGTGGTATGTGGAATGTGGTGTTTAGTGTTTACTTTGTACTAGTATTTGTTACCTATTTATTGAATTTTCTTCTGATAAATTATCGTTATCAATATTTTCGTTATGAAATAACGAGTAAAGAGGTTGTTTTTCAAGAGGGGTTTATTTTTCGTTCCATCACATATGTCCCTTTTACTCGCATTCAACATATAGAAACGGAACAAGGTCCATTTTTAAGAAGAGAAAATTTGATGGAATTGGTTATTCACACTGCTGCAACTGCTCATCATATCGCAGGTCTCTCTATTGAAGATTCAGAAAAGTTGCGTCAAAGCCTATTGCTGAAAGTAGAGGAGGGAACTGAAGATGAATAGCGAGCGAAAAAAATTTCATCCTTCAGTTATGCTGGTTCACTTTATTAAAGGAATTCGTAGCTGGCTATTTTTAATCTTTATTATTCTAGTAAATACTGAGGGAACAAGCATTTACCAAATAGTAGCCTTAAGTGCCATCCTGATATGGGTCATATCAACCAGTGTTTTCAAGTATGTCACGCATACATACCAGGTGACACCGCAAAAAATAATTGTCTATAAAGGAATAATAAAAAAAAGAGAAACGGATATTTCTTATGATCGCATACAAACGATTAAGCAACGACAATGGTTTTTCTTTAAACCGTTTAAAGTAGTTGAACTTTTAATTGAAACGGCCGGTAGTACTCCTGGTGAAGCTGAAGCATCTTTAACAGCAGTAGATAGTTCACTGGTAGAAACCATTGAACAGCTACGGAAAGATTCACGTACTGTCCTCAATAAAAATAAAACAACTAGGCCGTCTTCAAGGGCTTCATTCACTTTATCCAACAATCAAATTTCTTTGTATGCTTTAACAGATATGACAGTCATTCTGATTTTTGGAACAGTCTTTTCCTTTCTAATGGATTGGGTTCCAGATAGATTTTTTACAGAAATAGAATTATGGATTAACAATCTGCAGTGGATCCTGAGTGCCTTTATCTTTCTGGTAGGGGCAGTAGGAATTGCTATGTTATCTTTAATAAAAAACTTTGCCTTATTTTATCATTTCAAAGCTATACTCCAAGAGGATACCTTGTCAGTTGAGTATGGGTTATTTGAAAGAAAAATTCAAAAAATACCTTTAAAAAAAATACAAGCTATTAAAGTGCATAAGCAGATTTTACGTAATTTATTTGGAATGTCTTCAGTGGAACTCGTTCTCATGGGTGGACAGGAAAGTGATGGAGAAGGACTGGCTTCAAAAAGAGTTTTATTGTTTCCACTTATTCAAACGAAAATAGTTTATAAAACATTGGCTGAATTTCTTCCTAATATGCCAATAACAGAGCCTATTGTTCAATCTGTAACCAAAGGGAAATTATGGTATTTTTGGCGTTGGACGATAGTAGTGGGGCTACCTCTACTGGTAGGTGGGTGGTTTATAAGGAAATGGTTAAGTTTGATTATACTAGTTATTATCATTATTTTACTTGTCTATCGATGGGTTAAGAGCCAAATGCAAGGGTACACCATCCAAGAGAATCAGATACTCTGCTTGCAACAGTTCGAAGGTCTTTCAACGGTTCAATTATTTATAGCACATCAAAATGTTCAATCGTTTACTCGCTCCTCAACTAAGTGGTTAATGGAAAAAAATATCGGTCATATTCAAGTGTGGTTCAAAGCAGGAGACAGCCCAACTTATGTTGACTTACGTTTTATCCAAAAAGTGGATGAACAGTTTATCTATGAAAATTTTTGGGAAGCAGCAGTAGTTAGTGAATAAAAAAGATTTTTTATCAAAAAAAAGCAAATAGATTGAAAATAGATAAATGATAAAGATGAATGAGTGGATACATGGTAGGGATTTTGGCAATAAAGAGTCTGTTATAGGCTACCATTTAATCTTTGATTCCAATAAAGCGTTTAGCCCTATTTTTAGTTTTTTTGTAGTAATAACAACTAAATGTCTTTCATTACATTGAGTAATCATATTTTGGAGAAGTCTGTAAGAAAGTTCCCTATAGGCAAAGGGTCAGGATGCTGACTAGATAATTTCACAAAAATTCATAAGTTTAATTATAATATAGTCCCTCCTTCACAAAGGACGCTGTACTTGATAGAATCCCGCTATTGATTGTTCTTATAATGAACAAATAGGGTATTTATGTAAAAATGAAAACTAAAGTTAGATTAGTGTGGTTAGGGAATAATAGTGGGGATTTGAATACCTATTTCCTTTTCATTTTTTCTTTTAAAAATAGGATATCAATAAAAGCTATACTAAAAGATAAACCTAAGCTAGTTGAAAGAATTATGGGAAAATCTATTTCAGATTCTTTGCTTAGATAGTCAAAAGTGAAATTCAAAGCAC
Encoded proteins:
- a CDS encoding SHOCT domain-containing protein; its protein translation is MYNRFAYMGPNMNPNTNPNTSPIIAPNMFLTWLIPLVILIVIGISIYMINKNNKGNIENKENKESAIDILEKRYANGEIDEKEYLKKKKLLKNK
- a CDS encoding DUF302 domain-containing protein; the encoded protein is MDIVYEERTDKSLNEAIKSLEENLKENSFGVLWQLNFKDKLAEKGLEFKDDFVVLEVCNPKQAKDVLEKNVHVGYVLPCKMVVRTEDNKTYMGMTSPETLIGLFDEPELKDIAKDVEASLKKALTASI
- a CDS encoding DUF305 domain-containing protein translates to MNKSYAKFLGMIVTSGILMYGVMYLNTYELNHVYFSEMRLYMTILSTCVMAIVMLLFMLQMLKNKKANISIVLVSVLVFTGSFFLMRNQTTIDEVDYMQGMIPHHSIAILTSERADIKDPRVRKLADDIIMAQKKEIKEMEKLIEELK
- a CDS encoding undecaprenyl diphosphate synthase family protein, with amino-acid sequence MKTFKRLPRHIGVIPDGNRRWATSHGMQKQDGYLHGVDPGLQLYEACLKLGVEEMTFYGFTMDNVKRPSIQARAFQKACVDSVRELQKRDADLLVMGNTDSKVFPEELKPYTTRTRFGEGKMKVNFLVNYGWDWDLNQSLQNEETLVSGNVANHIASKDISRIDLILRWGGQRRLSGFLPIQSVYSDFYVLNQYWPDYEEEQLFEALRWYQNQDITLGG
- a CDS encoding DUF1576 domain-containing protein; this translates as MMMTPEEKKSYPQLSETKLFFFFTLFALLFGVLAFFFNSPQEIWDGFWVIMSSPATLLTDYIELANAGAAFLNVSIMTLETLLIVRLCKAKITGPVIAGILIITGFSFFGKNFYNSLPIIIGAFSFAKVTRIPLEKSLLAALFGTALSPLVSELTFGEGLPLSAGIFLGSLSGFIVGFLLPPLAHHVISFTKGFSLYNIGFVCGLIGTVFTSIMRNFGRRVESVSILASGYNLPFSIFLFSLFIGLVLVGLIVNKGTLKGLKEILSSSGQLSTDYIEIGGVGATFFNMGLLGILSTLYMLLLGGELNGPVLGGIFCIVGFGAFGKNIKTVIAPMMGATLMAYFTLFEIQDTKILIAILFVTTLSPIAGHYGAVAGFIAGALHLTLVVNIGFLQGGINLYNNGFAAGLVAAILVPFLEALNYHKAGHELLEKEVDPADEVKLNQ
- a CDS encoding PH domain-containing protein: MNYPLLKNQLPVSIKKVWKKTSLTTFVVFQLLGIGVISVFMYFEILSGMWNVVFSVYFVLVFVTYLLNFLLINYRYQYFRYEITSKEVVFQEGFIFRSITYVPFTRIQHIETEQGPFLRRENLMELVIHTAATAHHIAGLSIEDSEKLRQSLLLKVEEGTEDE
- a CDS encoding PH domain-containing protein, which gives rise to MNSERKKFHPSVMLVHFIKGIRSWLFLIFIILVNTEGTSIYQIVALSAILIWVISTSVFKYVTHTYQVTPQKIIVYKGIIKKRETDISYDRIQTIKQRQWFFFKPFKVVELLIETAGSTPGEAEASLTAVDSSLVETIEQLRKDSRTVLNKNKTTRPSSRASFTLSNNQISLYALTDMTVILIFGTVFSFLMDWVPDRFFTEIELWINNLQWILSAFIFLVGAVGIAMLSLIKNFALFYHFKAILQEDTLSVEYGLFERKIQKIPLKKIQAIKVHKQILRNLFGMSSVELVLMGGQESDGEGLASKRVLLFPLIQTKIVYKTLAEFLPNMPITEPIVQSVTKGKLWYFWRWTIVVGLPLLVGGWFIRKWLSLIILVIIIILLVYRWVKSQMQGYTIQENQILCLQQFEGLSTVQLFIAHQNVQSFTRSSTKWLMEKNIGHIQVWFKAGDSPTYVDLRFIQKVDEQFIYENFWEAAVVSE